Sequence from the Megalops cyprinoides isolate fMegCyp1 chromosome 4, fMegCyp1.pri, whole genome shotgun sequence genome:
ttttttttttcaagcatcACTTCCCAAGCATAACTTTCGTGCACTACTGGACTACCTTTTACACCACAGGGGTCATAAGTGTGATCCTTATAAAACTCAGCCCCAGAGAAGGCCAGACAAGGACACCTTACAGGAACATTCAGACCCCATGGACTGCAAATCCCATGATCCACTACAGATGACCAGGATGCAGATGGCTGAGGCACTGCCATACATGAGTGGCTGACTAAGTGCTGACTAAGTGCCCtaacagaacagcaaaaaaaagaacttgcatatttggttttcaaaatgttatttgtccatgctttttcctgtttctgaaatGGAAGCCATCAGCCCCTGAAGTCCGGACTTTTCCGGAATGCTGAAGGAAGACCAAAATGTTTCCATCACATGCTCACctcagacacagaaagaggagtaaaaaaaaaaaagtttgtgagTGCCTGGCACAGTACTGCTACATAAGCCAGTGTGGGGGTTTCTGGTCCCTCTCCGTGGTGAAGACATGCAAACGGCGATGTGACAGGCTTGTCTTTAGTTTTCACATTAGAATTTATGGCATGGCATCTACTCTTGATGTTTAACTCCAAGTAAAGACTTGGTATGGTTTccttacattttaaacagcgTGGTACTGTGCAGACCTGATCAGCATGCAAATTTCTAGTGATGTGACGAAATAGTGACtttgagggtggggggtgggcatgGAGGCAGGGGTAGTGTCCCTCTAGTGGTCCAGAATAAACAGGAGACTTCTCAGCCTTCTctgctgtgccccccccccccccccccccccgcccgccccaGTTGaattaaaatctaaaaacatAGGAAATCTTGGTCCAAGTATCAAGAATGCGCACATCTACACAATCTACAAAAAAGGCTATCTAAATTGTGGGGTTAATATTTGGTCCTTCTGGATTAGACACAATTTATGGCAACAGTGTATCACCCGTGAAAAGATAACTCTGTTAGTGAGTGCGCAGTAGTCGCAGCCAGCGCGGTTACGAGCGTGTTTTAGGGAAAGGGGTATCCCTCACAAAGCCAGCACGCATGAAACGGTTGAGCTCTAGTCCAGGAGTCACAGTGCGCCTTGACCTGAACAGAGGCGAAGAGTAGACAGTGTCCAGTGAGATGGAGGGGGGCAGAATGGCTCGTCTGAGGGGCTAAATGGAGCAAAGGAAGGTGAACCTGTCTGAGATTGTGCCTTAAGATGCGCACACAGGCGCCGGTGAGATTCCAGTTTTCCAGCCCAGCCTGTCCTCGTCTGTTACCCCATTCCTCACCGGACAGCTCCAGAGTTGCACTTCCACACTCCCACCACAAGAGGGAGCACAAGACCCAGCTACAGGTAGGtgtcctcctctgtgctgctcaggCTCTGGGTGGAGCCCTGGAGGGGCGTGTGTTTGTGGAGGGGCTGGGGGTCGCTGGGTAAGGCGTAAGGGTTTGGAATGTCCTTAATCGGGGCGGGggccttcttcttcttggccttcttgtttttctctttcttctcttccttgctcttctccttctccttctccttctcctcctccttcagcaggGGTGACTCCACGATGATGGTGGGTTTCTGCCACAGGTCCTGGTGGCTGGGCGGCTCTGCTGTCATGATGGCCTTGGCGCCGTGCATCCTGGGAGGGGATTTGTAGTGCAGCTCTCCCCGGGTCTCCTTCCAGCGTTTCAGCTGCACCTGGTGCTCCTTATCGATGTCCCGCTCCGACACCGGCACCTCCAGAAcctggagaggagaaaagggaTCAGAAACACAGGGGAAGACAAGAAGGGGAACAGGTCATGTTAGAGATTTGAGAGGGTAGAGGGGGCAAATGCTGCACACAAACCAGCCATTACCACCCCCAGCACCTCCTTGACAGTTTTGTCTTGATTATCTAACGTtacgggcagcagtgtggcatcgtggaaaggggcaggggttgtaaacaaaaggttgccatctcgattccctgctggggtattGCTGCTCTACCCtctggcaaggtacttaaaacACAACCGCCTCTGTAAATATACcgctgtataaataggtaacctaaaaaaactgtaacctgtgtgagtcgctctggataacggtgcctgctaaataacagtaatgactGTAGCAGCATGGAGGTAAAAGAATGGCCTGGATTTGGATCTTCTAAAGCCAAGCCACACAACTGGGGCTATTGTTCCACTTAAAGCTTGTCGCTGTCAAGGCAATACAGCCTGCTCTACTCTGATTACAGCAGCATCAAAAATACACCAAGCTTATCTTGCAAGTTGGAAACCACAAGGTATCAGAGAAACCATCACATTCCAATTGGCCGCCAATTAAAATGGGCTCACTGATGATGAAGCAAACAGAGAGAAGATTGATCTGGAgggaacagcacagacacagacagagacagagacacagacagagacacagagacaaacacagtgctgtggaGAAACAGCCCCTCCTCATTTCTCTGCGTGGACACGGCCCCTTGCTAGAGAATCACTTCTAACTGGACACTATTTTGGAAATGTCACACGGCCCCAGGCACTGGGAGCTTGTGACAGTCACgtgttgcgttttttttttcctgagagagGGATGGTAGGGCTGTATCTCATCCATCTGAAGCGCTTTTGTCAAAGCAGAAagagtctctcacacacagctggagagagaaaggcCCCCCAGGCTAACATTGTaactgctgagagagagagtgagtgtgtgtgtgtgtgtgtgagagagagagaacatttttCCTCAACTCCTGAAGAATGCAGTCTCTCCTCAACAAATGTTTTATGCTTCTCAGGtccactactactactaacatAAGTCCCATGATCCTCTTATGGGAAAACCCCAAATTTTCACCAGTTCCCACCAGATCAACCTCCCCGAAACAGCTTCTACAGTGGCATGGTCTCCTAATTCATTCTCCTGCTGATGTACAGTGAGGGCAAGCATTGCTTAATTAAGCATTGCTTAATCCATTGCATATATTCATGCCAGGCTGTTGCATTAACACACTTAGGCCTGTTCCGTGGATTTGCGTCTCTGGGTGGACCCTGACTCTCGCAGTCGGTTTCAGCTCTgcggaggaggatgaggagggccGTACCTCTCGGACGAGGAAGCCCTCTTCCATGTAGCGCTGGTCCACGTTGCGCAACAGCTCCATGGTCTCGTACTGACCCTGGCACGCCTTCAGCTTCTCCTGagatcccagcatgcacttcaGCAGCACCAGGCCCACCCGGAAAATGATCTTTACACCtgtgtgtaaggggggggggggggagttgtaGTTAGAGTGGTTAAGTTACCTCACACCTCTGCAAAGGTCCAAAGACCTTATATCAGTGCAAGAAATGTCACTGCCCCTGTGACAACACGTCAGGATGCATTCTGTCTCAGTGTTGTCTGaacagcatgtgcatgtgtaggtACTGGTTCTTTTGCacttgggcagcagtgtggtgtagtggtaaggtacagggcttgtaactgaaatgttgcttgCTTGATTCCCTGGGGCACTACTGTTCGACCCTTGGGTAAGGTCCTTAACCCAAATTCCTTCAGTAACTATACAgatgtttaaatggataaaactgtaacctacgcaagtcgctctggatagaAGCATCTGCTACATGCTGTGTAATATAACATATGTGacatatttgtgttatttcatttcctgtgcGTCAGGACTCCCCTTTAAGAGTGATCCatctgtgtgttggtgtatttgtataagtgtatgtgtgagtctgATATTTTGTATGGGCACCActgtatgaatgcatgtgtgtgcatgtgtgtgtgtcggtcTGTGTAACCGATGGCAGTCTGCGATCGCTCCTCACCGTCGCAGAGGAACATGTCCCAGACGCGGAGCACGGAGGCCCAGGGCAGAGTTCGGGAGAAGGCGCACATGAACCACTCCGTCATGTACAGGATGGGGTCGATCTTGTGCTTCTTCAGGTGCCGGTGGGCGGGCGGGGAGACGCGGCGCAGCAGGGCGAACAGGATCTCCCCGTCCAGCTGGATCGCCTCCTGCAGGCACACCGAGGAACTGCATGCAGTCACACAGACTCACCCGTGTCCCTAGAACTGTGTCAAAGGTCGCCTGACCCTGGGGTCTGTAGCTAATCGCTAACGACGGGGCATCTGGATATAGCTCGTTAACCGGTGGTGACCGTCATCCTCTCCCTGACTGAGCTGTCTGTTCCTCGGCTCTCCCTCTCAGCCACACTCCTGCACTCTTGGACACGTGCGGCCGTTTTGCCAATTTACCTCGTTAGTCGCTTTCGTCTAACGTGCTTATTTTTGTGACCGAGTTGCGTTTCCCGGCGCCGCCCATCCCCTTCCCTCCCGGTCTCTGAATGCCGAGAGCTTAAGTGTACCCGTGTCCCCGAACAGGTGATGCAGTGGCATGTCTTAAATATAATAGAAGGTGATTCGATAAAGGGGAAACAAGAGATGTTATGTGCCGCATTCCAGAGGCATGAGATTCACGTTCTCTTTCGGGCTGTGTGAGATGACGGCTTTGTGCTGCTTCAGAGCGGAAACAACGATTCTGCCCTTTTTCGCATTTTGCCACCACAGAGGACACTGAGGCCAGTCTTTCATTCCTGCTTTTGACTTTCAGTGCCTCTTTCCTCCTTCTTTATTCTCAACTGCCCGTCCCAACCATGTAAACTGCTGCCAACGTTGCCTTTAGTATGTGCAATTATCAGTCCTTTCTTCTTCCTGTGTTGTGCATTAGACTTGCACAGCGACAATGGAAAAGCTGCCCCATCATGCTAAACGCCGGTGCTCTGAATTGCTGCATTGTCCTAACTGGTAGAGGCAGTAAGAGAGTCCCTTTGTCAGTGCCGGGACAGAGAAATGCCAACTAATAAATCTCAATCATATCAGTTCTGTTTGTTGTCCTGTTGCCATGTCGACATGGTATTCCACTGTCAACATCCCATGACTTTCTGCACAATGCTGAGGTGTGTTTTTGGCTGTTGCTCAtccagcctgcagggggcagtgttatGGATGGGGTCTCAACACTGACACGCttatttgtgtttcttctgGCTGTCAGGTCACAccaatattttctttctctccttcgcACTCTGTCAAACGCCCTATCTTTTCCCTGCCATATTGTATCCCTTCCTCTCTTTATGCCTCTTTCAATTCCCTATTCATACTCACTCACTACTACGCCACTAAAAGTAACATGTTCCATACATCTATGTTGTGtcaattaaatgacaaaatgaggACCCAGAACTGCAGGATTGAGTGATACAACTCCTAGCTACGGTTTATAAGAGTCAACAAAATCAGATGCGTTTGCTGCTATAGTGACTATTTACTACGTCCATTATTGCATATGATCTGAAAGCGGATACAAATGGATGCCTCAGGTGTGGAGAGGGGACGGGGGTCAGTCTTACCAGGCCTGCGCTGTAGTATCCAGGAAGGTACTTCTCACAGATCTGGACGAGCCCCCAGAAGGCATCCTGTGGGAGACCCCAAAGAGAGCCGATTGCTTCCCGTCTCCCGAGCGCAGCGCAAGCACAGCTGGAACATACAGTAACTACAAGCGCAAATTTCTGCCTGGCTGCCGCCTCCATAGTGAAGCGCAGCGCAGCTAAAATGTAGAGAAAGTCTGGAGTGTAGAGTAGAGTAAGGCTATAGCATAGAGTTTCATACAGTATAGATGCAGAGTGCAGTATCTATAAGGCAGTAGTATGTCTTTAGGGTGAACAGTATCTCTGAGGCAGTAGTACCTCTCTGGAGTGTACAGTATCTCTGAGGTGTACAGTATCTTGTATTTAGATATATGTTTTAATTCCCTTTTTAATTCTCATTCTTAACTTATGTACACTGCTGGTATAGGAGAAATGgtatttcattcttgattgtacgcaggtgcatgataaaatgacaataaagaaaatctAATCTAACCTAATCTAAGCAGTACCTGTCTGAAGTGTGAAGCATCTCTGAAGTGTACAGTATCTCTAAAGCAGTTCCTGTCTGGGGTGTGCAGTATCTCTGAGGTGTACTGTATCTCTGAGTCAGTAGTATCTCTCTGGGGTGTGCAGCATCTCTGAGGTGTACAGTATCTCTGAGTCAGTAGTACCTCTCTGGGGTGTGCAGTATCTCTGAGGTGAACAGTATCTCTGAGTCAGTAGTACCTTTCTGGGTTGTACAGTATCTCTGGGCTGTGCAGTATGTCTGAGTCAGTAATACCTCTTTGGGGTATGCAGTATCTCTGAAGCAGTTCCTGTCTGGAGTGTACAGTATCTCTGAAGTGTACAGTATCTCTGAGGCAGCTGTACCTCTCTGGGGTGTGCAGTATCTCTGCAGTGTAAAGCAATGTAAAGGCCGACTGCACTCACCTCTGCCGGCATGTGCATAAGCAGCACTGCGGCGATCGGGGCCTGGGCCTGGCAGTAGCCCTCCTCTGGCCGATACAGGGTGTAGGCCTTCAGCACACGGTACAGGTCCtgctgcctgcacacacacacgtgcacacacacacacacacacgcaggcatgATGGAAGGCCAAACACATTGCGGTGCTTTCGTACAGAGCGCCACTGAGTGACACCAAAGCTGGGATGAAACGGCGCCCCTCGGCTCACCCGTGGCCCCCTCGCGCGACGAACATCTCGTGGAACGGGAACTGGCGGTACAGGTCCTTCTCGATCACGTCCAGCCACTTGGGGTCCCCCGCCTGACCGTCCAGCTCCTGCCAGACGGAAGGACATGCGGAGCAGAGTCAGCCTCAGCGTGTCCCCTTACTGACATGTGCTGGCACTagactgtcacactgtcaccaGCCTGAAACACTGGGCATCTACAGGAAACACGCTGTTATAAGCCTGTCACACTGTGGGCAGCTACAGGAAACATGCTGTTATAAGCCTGTCACACTGTGGGCAGCTACAGGAAACACACTGTATTATAGCAACACAATACCGCCACACTGCCATACAATGTTACAATACCAGCCTGCACCTACACAAATCAAACTTAGTGTCCCTTGCCTACACAAATCAAATGTACTGTCCTGCTGCTTTGTGTGGCAAAATTCTCATCCACTCGACTACACCAGCGCACTGATTCAATGACTATTCACTGCAGTATGGCGATGACTACACACTGCACTATACCAATGACTGCTAACTGCACTATATCAATGCGTATCATCACTAACATCTCATTGCAAAGAGCATATGGCTGCTATGTGGGTGCAGTGGGACAGGAAGCGAGATCTAGGGGCTGCACTCGCCTCAAACTTCCCACGGTTCTGCTCCTTCTTCACCTTTCCCCCGGACAGGTAGAGCCACGCCCGGCCTCGCAGTGCGGGGGGGATCCCCTTCTGGCATCGCAACCTCACCTGgggaagcgagagagagagagagagagagagagagagagacagagacagagagacagagacagagagacagagagagagatgacatcAAACACCATGGGTGGTTTTCAAGCAGGGTTCTTACGGACCTCACTGTATCTTTTCCAAGCACTTTGAAACACCTTTTGAAGCACtaatttttatatttgaggACCTCACACAATCGTGCATTTGTGCTCCTCAGATGTCATATGGCTCTTCAGGGCCAATTTGCCCATAGTGGCCATACTGGCAAAATCTTTCAAAATCTTTTCTTAACCATGGTCTAACTCCTGCCAGGCAGGGTTACATTTCCCTGGCACTTCTTTGTAAGGGCACGTGCCATAACTGCCTCATCTTTGGCACTAACTGACATTGCGTCACCTCACACACCGCTGTCCCAGAGCTATAGGGTGTGGCTCACAACATACCTCACACAAGCAACATGACCACACAGCAGTAACCACCGGTACAAATGATCAAAATCACTCTGAACATTAGGCTGAACAAAATCATGCCAAATGCTGTAACGAATTTGTTCAAATACAGGGGCTTTTTTCTTCagatgtattattcatttaagtCCTTTTCAAGGACTTGTCTGACTCTCAGGGTTCCAGTGCTTGAATTTTT
This genomic interval carries:
- the LOC118777148 gene encoding TBC1 domain family member 10A-like — its product is MDPQEENGRQDADSGSLRGTTESLADAESSIGSDSEINGFPGNNEMQPDKYGFIGGAQQYTGDSAQDVPPEVLRQREVKWLDMLNNWDKWMAKRHKKVRLRCQKGIPPALRGRAWLYLSGGKVKKEQNRGKFEELDGQAGDPKWLDVIEKDLYRQFPFHEMFVARGGHGQQDLYRVLKAYTLYRPEEGYCQAQAPIAAVLLMHMPAEDAFWGLVQICEKYLPGYYSAGLEAIQLDGEILFALLRRVSPPAHRHLKKHKIDPILYMTEWFMCAFSRTLPWASVLRVWDMFLCDGVKIIFRVGLVLLKCMLGSQEKLKACQGQYETMELLRNVDQRYMEEGFLVREVLEVPVSERDIDKEHQVQLKRWKETRGELHYKSPPRMHGAKAIMTAEPPSHQDLWQKPTIIVESPLLKEEEKEKEKEKSKEEKKEKNKKAKKKKAPAPIKDIPNPYALPSDPQPLHKHTPLQGSTQSLSSTEEDTYL